A DNA window from Trichosurus vulpecula isolate mTriVul1 chromosome 2, mTriVul1.pri, whole genome shotgun sequence contains the following coding sequences:
- the LOC118839413 gene encoding 60S ribosomal protein L34-like: MVQCLTYHHRLCYNTASHKTRLSRTPGNRIVYLYTKKVGKAPKSACGVCPGRLRGIHAVRPKVLMRLSKTKKHVSRAYGGSMCAKCVRDRIKRAFLIEEQKIVVKVLKAQAQSQKSK; encoded by the coding sequence ATGGTTCAGTGTCTGACATATCACCATAGGCTGTGCTACAATACAGCTTCCCACAAAACTCGGCTGTCACGAACCCCGGGTAACAGAATTGTTTACCTTTATACCAAGAAAGTTGGAAAAGCACCAAAATCAGCCTGTGGTGTATGCCCAGGAAGACTTCGAGGTATTCATGCAGTGAGACCTAAAGTTCTTATGAGGCTATCGAAGACAAAAAAGCATGTCAGCAGGGCTTATGGTGGCTCCATGTGTGCTAAGTGTGTTCGTGACAGGATCAAGCGTGCTTTCCTGATTGAGGAGCAGAAAATTGTTGTGAAGGTGTTGAAGGCACAAGCACAGagtcaaaaaagtaaataa